The sequence below is a genomic window from Rhodococcus sp. 4CII.
GGACGCGTACGCACGTGCCCGACACCAGCAGGTCCGGGAGACCGAGGATCTTGCGGCTCTCGTTGCGGAGCTTCTGGTCCTCGTCCGTCTCGCCGCTGCCGTCGTCGACGAGCGAGCCGGCGAGCGGCAGCACGTTGAACGCGATCGGCGCGACGTACTTGTTCGGAGCCGGGAAGTCGACGGCGCCGCCGTCGTGGACCAGCTTCTCCGCGTCGCCGATGACGGCGCGAGCCTGGCCCACGAGTTCCTCGACGCCGGCGATGCCGCTGCCGGACACGGCCTGGTAGCTCGACACGATGAGACGCTGCAGCCCTGCCTCGTCGTGGAGAACCTTCAGCACCGGCATCGCGGCCATCGTGGTGCAGTTGGGGTTGGCGATGATGCCCTTCGGCGGGTTCTTCGCCTGCTCCGGGTTGACCTCGCTGACGACCAGCGGGACCTCGGGGTCCTTGCGGAACGCCGACGAGTTGTCCACGACCGTGGCGCCGGCCGCCGCGAAACGCGGCGCCTGTTCACGGGACAGCGTCGCACCCGCCGAGAACAGGGCGATGTCGATGCCCTTCAGGTCCTCGTCGGACGTCGCGGACGCGTCCTCGACGACGATCTCCTCGCCACGGAACGGCAGCTTCTTGCCCGCCGACCGCGCGGAGGCGAAGAACCGCACCTTGTCCGCGGGAAAATTGCGTTCCTCGAGGAGGGTGCGCATGACGATGCCGACCTGTCCGGTCGCACCGACGACAGCGATGGTGGTCATGATCTACCGTCCCGTTCCTGCGTGCACGACGGCTTCTTCGTCGCCGCCGAGCTCGAATGCATCGTGGATCGCCTTCACGGCCTTGTCCAGCTCGACGTCCTTGACGAGCACCGAGATGCGGATCTCCGACGTGGAGATGAGGTCGATGTTGACCCCGGCCTTCGCGAGCGCCTCACAGAACGTCGCGGTGACGCCCGGGTGGCTCTTCATTCCCGCACCGACGAGCGATACCTTGCCGATGTGGTCGTCGAACAGCACCTGGGTGAATCCGATGTCGCCCTGCAGCTTGGTCAGCTTCTCGACGGCGCGGGGGCCGTCGGCGGTCGGCAGGGTGAACGTGATGTCCGTCTTCCCCGTCTCGACCTTCGAGATGTTCTGCAGCACCATGTCGATGTTGATCTCCGCCTCGGCCACCGCGCGGAAGACCTGCGCGGCGTAACCCGGGGTGTCGGGCAGGCCGACGACGGTGATCTTGGACTCGCCGCGATCGTGCGCGACTCCGGTGATGATTGCCTCTTCCACGGGGATGTCCTCCATCGATCCGGACACGATGGTGCCCGGCTTGGTCGTGTATGACGAACGGACGTGCACAGGCACGTTGTATCGGCGGGCGTACTCGACGCAGCGGAGCATGAGCACCTTCGCGCCGCACGCCGCGAGCTCGAGCATCTCTTCGAACGACACCGTCTCGAGACGCTGCGCGTCGGGAACGATGCGCGGGTCGGCGGTGAAGATGCCGTCGACGTCGGTGTAGATCTCGCAGACGTCGGCCTCGAGGGCTGCTGCGAGGGCCACCGCGGTGGTGTCCGAACCGCCACGCCCGAGGGTCGTCACGTCCTTGCTGTCCTGGCTGACGCCCTGGAACCCGGCGACGAGGACGATCGAGCCCTTGTCGAGCGCATCCCGGACGCGGCCCGGAGTGACGTCGATGATCTTGGCGTTGCCGTGAGCACCGGTGGTGATGACGCCCGCCTGCGAACCCGTGAACGAACGGGCCTCCGCACCGAGCGAATGAATTGCCATTGCGACGAGAGAATTGGAGATGCGCTCACCGGAGGTCAGCAGCATGTCCATTTCGCGGGCGGGTGGGGCTGGGCACACCTGCTGAGCCAGATCGAGCAGCTCATCAGTGGTGTCCCCCATCGCTGAAACCACGACGACGACATCGTTGCCGGCCTTCTTGGTCTCGACGATCCGTTCAGCCACTCGTCGGATTCTCTCGGCGGTTGCCACCGAGGATCCGCCGTACTTCTGGACGACGAGAGCCACGCGTTTCTACCTCCAGGTCGATGAATCTGTACTGGTCCAGCTGTCGAGCTTACCGGCGGAGTCCAATCTGATCCCGGGTGAGTCCGTTCGGGCGCCTATCCGAATGCCGTGCTCGCGGCGTCCGCGACCCTCGCCACGGCCGCGCAGTTCGGGCCGTGAACAGTGACGACTGCGCCCGCGTGACCGAGCCTGCGGGTGAACTCGTCGACGCCCGCCCCGGGCCGTGTGATGTCGATCGGATCGCCCATCGGACTCGTCCAACGGCAGCGGTCACCGACCGTCTCCGGCTCGGCGGGAACGGGTGGTCGGTTTTCCTTGACGGGGGACATCGTGAACGACACGGTCACCTCGCTCCCGGGCACCCGATTCGGGTTCGGGAACAGGACGCAGTCGAACGGGGTGGGCGGCGCCGCCGGATCGACGACGCGCCCACCCGCCGCGCTCCCCAGCACGTCGAGCACCTCGCACGGGTCGCGGACCGCGAGCCCCACCTGATCCGCGGACGCGGCGGCGCGGACGGGCAGCCCGGACCGCATCCTGTCGATCGCCGCCTCCAGCACCGCGTCGGCAAGCGGGCACGCGTCCTCCCCGGCCACGGTCCCGGTGCGGACGGTCGCGAGTTGCGGTGCCACCCGGTCCTGGAGTGTTCCGAGGTTCAGCCGGAAGGCCCGCTCGCACGTCCCGCGGGCGAGGTCGGGGCCCGCGCCGCGGTAGACGGTCACGCCGTCGACCGTGTCCTGCCCGGTCAGTGCTGTGCCGGGCAGCATCGACGGCAGCAGGGACATCTCCACGTAGGTGGTCGCACCGCCGGGCCGGGCCATCAGGGCCGAACACACCGGCAACTGCACCGCCGACCCGAACTGCCAGACCGCCCCGGCCCTCCGCACGACCACCTCGTCGACGAGCCCGCACGGATCGGCGGCGCGCAGGACGTCCTCGACGTCGACGTGGCGTTGCTGTTCCGGCGTCAGCACCTCCAGCGGCGAAGCCCCCGCGGTTCCCGACACGCTGTGCGCGCATCCGGACGTGATCGCGGCGCACAGGAGCGCCGCGGCAACTGTCTTCACTCGATCCCCCCTCGAATCGGCCCGAACACTACCGCCGACCCGCCGACGAGGTTCGGTCACACGCGGGCGAGCAGTCCCCGCAACATTCGAGCAGGAGCACGCAGGCGATGACGGCGGCGGGCGTGATGACCAGACCGATCATCTCGGGGACCAGCAACCAGATCTCCTCGCTCCCGTGTGCCCCCTGATCAGGTGGTCCGGACGAACGGCGGGATCTCGAAGGTCCCGTCGAACACCTGCGGCTTCGGGCTGTACATCCGCAGCAGCGGCCGAAATCCGCCGTCCGGTGTGGGCAACCAGTTGGCGCGGGCGGCGGGATCGGCCGGGGCGGCGGCACCGAGGGTGATCGTCAGCGAACCGTCGTCGGCGAACACCAACCCCGGCGTGCGGTCGCCGATCGAATAGCGGTCGAGGGGATTGTCCACGAGGAAGAAGTCCGGGAGGTCGTACATGGTGATCGACCAGAACGCGTCGACGGGCGGCGTCTGCGCGAACGTGAGTGTGTACGTGTGTTCGCCGGACAGTTCGTTGCCGTCGCTGTCGTGGTAGACCGGCGCGTACGCGGCCTCGTATCCGTGGTTTCCCCATAGGCCCGCCCTCGCCGCGCCGGCCCGCATGCCCAGCGCCCGCGACCGATCCGCGATTCGCCACTCGGGTGAGTCGAGGGTGCCGACCTCGAAGAAGTCGTCGTTGTAGTCGAA
It includes:
- a CDS encoding aspartate-semialdehyde dehydrogenase; the protein is MTTIAVVGATGQVGIVMRTLLEERNFPADKVRFFASARSAGKKLPFRGEEIVVEDASATSDEDLKGIDIALFSAGATLSREQAPRFAAAGATVVDNSSAFRKDPEVPLVVSEVNPEQAKNPPKGIIANPNCTTMAAMPVLKVLHDEAGLQRLIVSSYQAVSGSGIAGVEELVGQARAVIGDAEKLVHDGGAVDFPAPNKYVAPIAFNVLPLAGSLVDDGSGETDEDQKLRNESRKILGLPDLLVSGTCVRVPVITGHSLSINAEFERPLSVERAQEILSKAPGVKLVDVPTPLQAAGSDPSLVGRIRQDPGVPEGRGLALFVSGDNLRKGAALNTIQIAELLV
- a CDS encoding aspartate kinase — translated: MALVVQKYGGSSVATAERIRRVAERIVETKKAGNDVVVVVSAMGDTTDELLDLAQQVCPAPPAREMDMLLTSGERISNSLVAMAIHSLGAEARSFTGSQAGVITTGAHGNAKIIDVTPGRVRDALDKGSIVLVAGFQGVSQDSKDVTTLGRGGSDTTAVALAAALEADVCEIYTDVDGIFTADPRIVPDAQRLETVSFEEMLELAACGAKVLMLRCVEYARRYNVPVHVRSSYTTKPGTIVSGSMEDIPVEEAIITGVAHDRGESKITVVGLPDTPGYAAQVFRAVAEAEINIDMVLQNISKVETGKTDITFTLPTADGPRAVEKLTKLQGDIGFTQVLFDDHIGKVSLVGAGMKSHPGVTATFCEALAKAGVNIDLISTSEIRISVLVKDVELDKAVKAIHDAFELGGDEEAVVHAGTGR